From the Pseudomonas putida genome, one window contains:
- a CDS encoding MarR family winged helix-turn-helix transcriptional regulator: MSHFNPENFQTCAIGMLLGRAAILKDRILDWHLESEGVTAAQFKVLIIVTQYQVDTPAELCRYLGLDSGSMTRMLDRLEQKGLILRNRCADDRRQVRLALTADGQRLADRLPEIGAAAMNELVGVLQPDELKTLEGLLAKVLLGAGDPLTIRRFGDR, encoded by the coding sequence ATGTCCCATTTCAACCCGGAAAACTTCCAGACCTGCGCCATCGGCATGCTGCTGGGCCGTGCGGCGATCCTCAAGGACCGCATTCTCGACTGGCACCTCGAATCGGAGGGCGTCACCGCCGCACAGTTCAAGGTGCTGATCATCGTCACCCAGTACCAGGTGGATACCCCGGCTGAACTGTGCCGCTACCTGGGCCTGGACAGCGGTTCGATGACCCGCATGCTCGACCGTCTCGAGCAGAAGGGCCTGATCCTGCGCAACCGCTGCGCCGATGACCGCCGCCAGGTGCGCCTGGCGCTGACCGCCGATGGCCAGCGCCTGGCCGACCGCCTGCCGGAGATCGGCGCGGCGGCGATGAACGAACTGGTCGGCGTGTTGCAGCCAGACGAGCTGAAGACCCTCGAAGGCCTGCTGGCCAAGGTTCTTCTTGGCGCCGGCGACCCTCTGACGATCCGCCGCTTCGGCGATCGTTGA
- a CDS encoding sensor histidine kinase, whose product MDQTLSPLLAKDPQPSVLLAADASVLASNPALQALIGAGATLGDWLPSNAAALVRACLRQHRAIADVEKQVGERILLWTFIPDDQGQWVLARCRDASEERQGAREASRARRLYRLIIENTTDLISRHSPDGRFLDASPAAYRLLGLWPEQLRGMPVRALLHPRERRQVLRQAAAALDQDGYHTTTCRVRHASGAYRWFEIASRAIRETYTGAVVEVVSVSRDITLRIEAQENLAHSARLATLGELASGIAHEMNQPLAAVVNYANASQRYLQGLERDPQARERVGQGLQRITEQATHAAEVIRRLRAFLRKGPRRLQAVEVAEVAAEAMRLCAWEAARDQVTVELRLSGQLPAVFADRVLLEQVLLNLLRNAIEANREQHGAQPSRILLGAAREGDGVLIEVADQGPGVAAERLDEIFTPFSTSKADGLGLGLSMSRSLIEGFGGSLWARAGEVGGLVLCCRLAVNRG is encoded by the coding sequence GTGGATCAGACCCTTTCACCCTTGCTCGCCAAGGACCCACAACCCAGTGTGCTGCTGGCTGCCGATGCCAGCGTACTGGCAAGCAACCCGGCCCTGCAGGCGTTGATCGGCGCGGGCGCCACGCTGGGCGACTGGCTGCCGAGCAATGCCGCGGCGCTGGTGCGAGCCTGCCTGCGCCAGCACCGGGCAATCGCCGATGTGGAAAAACAGGTCGGCGAACGCATTCTGCTGTGGACCTTCATTCCCGATGACCAGGGCCAGTGGGTGCTGGCACGCTGTCGCGATGCCAGCGAAGAGCGCCAGGGCGCCCGTGAGGCCAGCCGCGCCCGGCGCCTTTATCGGCTGATCATCGAGAACACCACCGACCTCATTTCCCGGCACAGCCCGGACGGCCGCTTTCTCGACGCCTCGCCGGCTGCCTACCGCCTGCTTGGCCTATGGCCGGAGCAACTGCGCGGCATGCCGGTGCGGGCGCTGCTGCACCCGCGCGAGCGGCGCCAGGTACTACGCCAGGCCGCCGCCGCCCTGGATCAGGACGGTTACCACACCACGACCTGTCGTGTTCGCCATGCCAGCGGCGCCTATCGCTGGTTCGAGATCGCCAGCCGGGCGATCCGCGAGACCTACACGGGCGCCGTGGTGGAAGTGGTCAGCGTGTCGCGTGACATCACCCTGCGCATCGAGGCCCAGGAGAACCTGGCCCACAGCGCCCGGCTCGCCACCCTGGGCGAACTGGCGTCGGGGATCGCCCACGAGATGAATCAGCCGCTGGCGGCGGTGGTCAACTATGCCAATGCCAGCCAACGCTACCTGCAAGGCCTGGAGCGCGACCCGCAGGCGCGTGAGCGGGTCGGCCAGGGCCTGCAACGCATCACCGAGCAGGCGACCCACGCCGCCGAGGTGATTCGCCGCCTGCGTGCGTTCCTGCGCAAGGGGCCGCGGCGTCTGCAGGCGGTGGAAGTGGCCGAAGTCGCGGCCGAAGCCATGCGCCTGTGCGCCTGGGAGGCCGCACGTGATCAGGTCACTGTCGAACTGCGCCTCAGCGGGCAATTGCCGGCGGTGTTCGCCGACCGGGTATTGCTCGAACAAGTGCTGCTCAACCTGCTGCGCAATGCCATCGAGGCCAACCGCGAGCAGCATGGCGCGCAGCCGTCACGTATCCTGCTCGGCGCCGCGCGCGAGGGCGATGGGGTGCTGATCGAGGTCGCCGACCAGGGGCCGGGCGTGGCTGCCGAGCGCCTGGATGAGATCTTCACCCCGTTCAGTACCAGCAAGGCCGATGGCCTGGGCCTGGGCCTGAGCATGAGCCGCAGCCTGATCGAAGGGTTTGGCGGCAGCCTCTGGGCGCGTGCGGGTGAGGTGGGCGGGTTGGTGTTGTGCTGCCGCCTGGCAGTGAACCGGGGATAA
- a CDS encoding response regulator transcription factor produces MLAKVYVVDDDQGMRDSTVWLLESVGLQGVPFASGQAFLEACVDDGPACVLLDVRMPGLGGMAVQQALRERGLQIPVIFVSGHADVPIVVRAFKAGASDFIEKPYSDQLLLDSVQAALERAGQARQDDLVLAAVQARVDALTPRERDVFVPLAQGLNNREIAERLGISVKTVDLYRGRVMKRLQAGSLAELVGMAIACGAVQALGLRAL; encoded by the coding sequence GTGCTAGCGAAGGTGTATGTGGTCGACGACGACCAGGGCATGCGTGATTCGACGGTGTGGTTGCTGGAATCGGTTGGCCTGCAGGGCGTGCCGTTCGCCAGCGGCCAGGCGTTTCTCGAGGCCTGTGTGGACGATGGGCCGGCCTGCGTGCTGCTCGATGTGCGCATGCCCGGGCTGGGTGGCATGGCGGTGCAGCAGGCCCTGCGCGAGCGCGGCCTGCAGATCCCGGTGATTTTCGTCAGCGGCCATGCCGACGTGCCGATCGTGGTACGGGCGTTCAAGGCCGGGGCGAGCGACTTCATCGAAAAACCCTACAGTGACCAGCTGCTGCTCGACAGCGTGCAGGCGGCACTGGAGCGGGCAGGGCAGGCACGTCAGGACGACCTGGTGCTGGCCGCGGTGCAGGCACGCGTGGATGCCCTCACACCCCGTGAGCGCGACGTGTTCGTGCCGCTGGCCCAAGGCTTGAACAACCGCGAGATTGCCGAGCGCCTGGGCATCAGCGTGAAGACCGTGGACCTCTACCGGGGGCGGGTGATGAAGCGCCTGCAGGCCGGCAGCCTGGCCGAACTGGTGGGCATGGCGATTGCCTGCGGGGCCGTGCAGGCGCTGGGTTTGCGCGCCCTGTGA
- a CDS encoding HlyD family efflux transporter periplasmic adaptor subunit: MATPTDTATPSADAPASGKRKAWLLGLLLLVLLAGAGTWAWYSLVGRWHESTDDAYVNGNVVEITPLVTGTVTSIGADDGDLVHAGQVLLQFDPSDSEVALQSAEAKLARSVRQVRGLYSNVDSLKAQLETRQAELQKAQQNYNRRKVLADSGAIAAEEISHARDDLTVAQAAVNAARQQLNTSTALVDDTVVSSHPEVMAAAADLRQAYLDHARTTLVAPVTGYVAKRTVQLGQRLQPGTATMAVIPLNEVWIDANFKETQLRDMRIGQPVEISADLYGSAVKYSGTVDSLGAGTGSAFALLPAQNATGNWIKIVQRVPVRIHLSPDQLKDHPLRIGLSTVVEVDLHDQSGPTLAQQPPQQASYTTQVYDRQLVEADNLIARLIHENSATGKTAQR; this comes from the coding sequence ATGGCCACTCCCACAGACACCGCAACTCCCTCCGCCGACGCGCCAGCGTCGGGCAAGCGCAAGGCCTGGCTGCTCGGCCTGCTGTTGCTGGTGCTGCTCGCCGGCGCCGGCACCTGGGCCTGGTACAGCCTGGTCGGGCGCTGGCACGAAAGCACCGACGATGCCTACGTCAATGGCAACGTGGTGGAGATCACCCCGCTGGTGACGGGTACCGTCACCAGCATCGGCGCCGATGACGGCGACCTGGTGCATGCCGGCCAGGTGCTGTTGCAGTTCGACCCGTCCGACAGCGAAGTGGCTTTGCAGTCCGCCGAAGCCAAGTTGGCGCGCAGCGTGCGCCAGGTGCGCGGGCTGTACAGCAACGTCGACTCGCTCAAGGCCCAACTGGAAACCCGCCAGGCCGAACTGCAGAAGGCCCAGCAGAACTACAACCGGCGCAAGGTGCTGGCCGACAGCGGTGCGATTGCCGCCGAGGAAATCTCCCACGCCCGTGACGACCTGACCGTGGCCCAGGCCGCCGTCAACGCCGCCCGCCAGCAACTCAACACCAGCACCGCGCTGGTCGACGACACCGTGGTGTCCTCGCACCCTGAGGTCATGGCGGCCGCAGCCGACCTGCGCCAGGCCTACCTCGACCACGCCCGCACCACCCTGGTGGCGCCGGTGACCGGCTATGTCGCCAAGCGCACCGTGCAGCTTGGCCAGCGCCTGCAGCCGGGCACCGCGACCATGGCGGTGATCCCGCTGAACGAAGTGTGGATCGACGCCAACTTCAAGGAAACCCAGCTGCGCGACATGCGCATCGGCCAGCCGGTGGAAATCAGCGCCGACCTGTACGGCAGCGCGGTCAAGTACAGCGGCACGGTCGACAGCCTCGGCGCCGGTACCGGCAGCGCCTTCGCCCTGCTGCCGGCGCAGAACGCCACCGGCAACTGGATCAAGATCGTCCAGCGCGTACCCGTGCGCATTCACCTCAGCCCCGACCAGCTCAAGGACCACCCGCTGCGCATCGGCCTGTCCACCGTGGTCGAGGTCGACCTGCACGACCAGAGCGGCCCGACCCTGGCCCAGCAGCCACCGCAGCAGGCCAGCTACACCACCCAGGTGTACGACCGCCAGCTGGTCGAGGCCGATAACCTGATCGCCCGGCTGATCCATGAGAACAGCGCCACCGGCAAGACGGCGCAGCGATGA